The window AGTTGCTCAGCAGATACAGCTCCTGAAGCGGGGTGCCGCCGAATCCGTTGACGAGTACAGTAACCTCCCGGACCTTGTCTCCGCTTGCATCCAGGCTCTCCAGTAAGGCGGAAACCATTCTGCCTGCCAGCTCGTCGGCTGTTACGACAGGCTCTCTGCGGATACCGGGCTCACCGTGAATGCCGACCCCATATTCCATTTCATTCTCCTCAAGCTTGAAGGTAGGCGTTCCCTTGGCCGGAACCGTGCAGGAAGTGAAGGCGAAGCCGATGCTCCGGGTATGATCAATGGCCTTTTGGGCCGCTTCCTTCACCTCCCGTAGGGACATTCCCCGCTCCGCTGCCGCACCGGCGATCTTATGCACCAGGACCGTACCGGCCACTCCTCTTTTGCCGACGGTGTAGAGGCTGTCTTCCACGGCAATATCATCATCGACCTTCACATAATCGACCTCTATGCCGTCTTCGCCCGCCAGAAACGCGGCATTCTTGAAATTCATCATATCGCCGCTGTAATTTTTGATAATTAACAAGGTTCCCTTCTGCCCCGCTGTAGAGCGGATCGCCTGGTACACCTGAATTTGGGAGGGAGACGCGAAGATATCGCCGCAGACTGCGGCATCCAGCATCCCTTTCCCGACGAATCCGGCGTGGGCAGGTTCATGTCCGCTTCCCCCGCCGCTGATTAACGTCACTTTGTCCGGATTCATCTGCTTCTTCTTGATGACTTTGTACTTGCTGTTGAATTCCAGTTCAGGATGGGCCAGCACCAGCCCGCTGCACATCTCCCGTACCATTGTCTCCGGTGTATTTATGATTTTCTTCATCTTATACCCCCTTGGCCAGCTTGTAGTTCCGGCCTAACTGGTCTGCTACCCGAATGGCTGCGGCAACAGCTTCTGCAGTGACCGGGAATGGCATCGAATGAATCGACTCTTCCGCAATGCAGGCTTTCTGCGCCACATTCAGCAGCTCTTCAGACGAAATGCTGTCCACTCCAATGTCTGCCAGGCAGACTGGAAGACCCACAGAGATACAGAATTCCAGTACCTCGTCCAGCTCGCTGCCGGCAGCATTCTCAAGCACCAGTTGGGCGATAGTACTGAACGCCACCTTCTCGCCGTGATAATAGTGATGCGTACCCTCAAGCGAAGTCAGACCGTTATGAATAGCATGTGCAGCTGCAAGTCCGCCGCTTTCGAACCCTAGGCCTGATAACAGGATGTTGGTTTCTATAATATTCTCCAGCGCAGGAGTGACCTGATTGCAGTCGCTCGCGACCTTGGCATTTAATCCGTCTTTGAGTAAAGTTTCATAGCAGAACTTCGCCAGCACAAGTGCCGTATTTGTTCCCTTAGCGGGTCCGCACACGCCCTCGCGTACACCGCAAGGCAGGCCAGCGTTAACATTAGAGTAGGAGTTTGAAGTCGCCCGGGCTTCGAAATAAGTCGAGAGCGCATCCCCCATCCCGGATACCAGAAATCTTGTCGGCGCATTGGCAATCACCGTTGTATCGATCATGACCACACTGGGGCTTTGCTTGAAATAAGCATAGTCATCGAACTGTCCCTCCGGTGTGTACAGAACGGCTGAATGGCTTGTCGGCGCATCGGTCGCCGCGATCGTCGGCACGATAATCAAGGCTTCGCCTTCGGCTACGCATTTCGCCGTATCAATGGCCTTGCCTCCGCCGAGGCCGATTGTACAGGAACAGGAATTCTCCCGGGCCAGCTCCTTGAGGCGTGCAACCTCTTCGCGGGAGCACTCGCCCCGGAAATTGCTCTCTACGAGCGTAATCTTGAATTTATCGGCGGTAAAATCAAGCTTCGCCTGTACACGCTTCACGTCATCCGGGTGGGCGATAAGAAGTGCTGAATTGCCGAAGGTCTGTACAAAGTAACCGAGGTTGAACAGCTCATCCTCACCTTGCACATATTTAGTTGGGCTGATAAAGGCTTTTCTCATCTGAACTCCTCCTAAAAGTTTTGCGGAAGATCCGCTTCTTATGAAATAACTCTGCAGCAAAACTGGCTTCGTAAGCATAGACCTAAGTTTTGCGGAAGATCCGCTTCTTTTGAAATAACTCTGCAGCAAAACTGGCTTCGTAAGCATGGCTAATTCCTTTTATAGGTCAAGTATAGTCTGCCCAATATCGATAAGCACTGTACTATCCTCACTAAATTAAGCGTTTTCAGATTGTGTTTTCTTGTTATATACTTGTCGGGTAGTATAATCTTGCACTCTAGTTCCCAAATACCTATGCTTTTGCAACCTTAAGGAGGACAACCATGAGCAATCCGCTGTTCAATCTGGAGAATATTATCGACCTGGAGAAATGGCATGTGCTGCAGGACTCCCTCGCGCTCGTCACCAAGATGGCGATTATTACCGTTAACTATAAAGGTATCCCCGTCAGCAAGCACAGCTACTGCCAGCCCTTCTGCCAGGGAGTGAGGAAGGATGACGTGCTGTCACAGTACTGCCAGAAATGTGATGCCCGGGGCGGCCTTGAAGCCGTAAGGCTCAATGCCCCTTATATCTATCAATGCCATTTCAACATTATCGACATTGCCATCCCGATCATCATAGATAATCAATACATAGGGGCAGTCATGGCCGGACAGATCAGGCTCCGTGATTCCGGCCACCAGCTGGAGCAGCTGGTCTCACGGCCGCCGAGTGCCGATACGGAAGACAAGTTCAAGGCGCTTGAAGCGGAGTATGCGTCTCTGCCTACCTTATCCTATGAAGAAGTATCGACCACTGCAGACATGTTATTCCACCTGTGCAATTATGTGGTAGGTGAAGCCATAGCGAAGAATACGACGATCCAAATGTACAAAAAAACGCTGCTCAGGGAACCGGCCTCACCCGCCATCGACTTTGCTCCTGCCTCCAATCAGGTCTACGGCCATCTTCAGGCGATGCAAAGCGAGCTGTCCCATACGCTGGTGGAACATTCGATTAAGGAGCTTAGTGTGATGCAGTTCCGGTCATCCAATCCGCTGCTGCAGCCTGCCTTTGATTATTTCTATCAGCATAAGCATAAGAATATTACCCTGAATGACATGGCCAAACAATGCCATATCAGCCCGAGCTATTTCAGCCGGATCTTCACCAAAGAGACCGGGGAGAACTTCTCCACCTTCGCTCCGCGGCTAAAGGTCGAGTGGGCCAAGCAGCTCCTGGAGACAACCGATCAGCCCGTCAATCAGATCAGCGACACGTTAGGCTTCTGTGATGCCGGCTATTTCATTAAGACATTCAAAAAGTTTGAACACCTCACCCCTTCCGTATACCGGACTATGTACCGTAATAAACAATAGGACTGACAGCACAGTGTTGAAATGGAGGAGCAATATGGAAGTTGCCAAGCGTCTTCATCCGGCGAGATGGTTCGGGAGGTTGTTGATACGCAAAAAGATTATGTATGTCTATATTCCACTGATTATTTTACCCTTATTCCTTCTGGGCTTCGTCTCGTACCGCGTATATACCGATGCTATCGTTAAGAAAACCGTCAACAGTGTGTCTGATAATTCCACTTTGATTATTACGCTGATGAACAGCATGCTGACGAATACGGAGAGTGCTGCTAATATATTAACCTTGAACCTGAATAAAGTTATCGCCGAGAAAACGCCCGGGCAGGGCGGGCAAGTCACCGATCTGCAGCTCTATACGCAAATTACCAACCAGTTAAGCTATGCGCTGCTGATTTTTCCCGATGTGGATTCGGCAGCTTTCATCAGCCGGAGCGGTGAAGTTTATGGTTCGACCATTGAGCTGGAAAAGAATGCTGGGCTGGTTCCAGAAAGCAGCATGCTCAGCAAACTGGAGAACTCCCGTAACTCCAACATCTGGTTCTCTATGGAGCGCCGCAGTTATCTGGTCACCAATGCCGAAGAACCCGTGCTCTCCCTCGGCAAGCGAATTGTCAACATCAATACCGGCGAGACGCTGGGTTATGTGATTCTGAATGTACTCGAGGATGCCTTATCCGGCATCTACCGTAATATCGGCTCGATCCAGGATGAATCCTTCCTCATTGCAGATCCGGATGGACTGGTGGTTTCCGCGCTAGAGGAGGACGAGGTCCTGCGGCCTCTCCCTCAAGGTCCTTTAAGAGACTGGGTGCTGGGACCTGCCGGACAGCATCTAATCCAGCCCTCTCCCACAGGAAAAATGCTGCTGGTCAGCGGTGAGATTTCCAGACTAGGCTGGAAACTGATCACCATGGTCCCCTATAACCGGTTGAACGAGGATACCAAAACAATTACCCGTTTGATCGTGCTCATCGGTTTTGTCTGCCTGCTGTTTGCGATTCTCGGTGCCGGCATGTTATCCAATCTGATTGCCAAGCCGATTATCAATCTGTCGCGCCATATGAAGCATGTGAATGAGGGCAATCTGGACCAGCACCTGCAGGTCAACTCCAGCGATGAAATCGGGATTCTCGCCTCCGGCTTTAATATGATGATGAACCGGGTGGAAGAACTGCTGAGTAACATCGGCAAAGAGCAGCGGGAAAAGCGGGAATATGAGCTGGCCTTGATTCAGGCCCAGATCAAGCCCCATTTTTTGTACAATACGCTTGATGTAATATATACGCTCTCGGATATGGGCAGGCCCAGGGATGTACAGCGGACCACGAAGGCGCTCGCCGATTTCTACCGCGTTGTCCTAAGCAACGGCCGGGACCAGATTACACTACAGGAAGAGCTGAACAGCGTGCGCGATTATTTATCTATTCAACAGATCCGGTATTCCGATGTATTCAACTTCAAGATCGAGATTGAACCGGACACGCTTTCTTGTATCATTCCTAAGCTCACCCTTCAGCCTCTTGTGGAAAATGCAATCTACCACGGTCTTAAGACGAAAGGCTCCTTCGGTGAACTGAAGATCACAGGATATCTGGAAGAAGATAAGGTGATCCTGAAAATCACAGATGATGGTGTCGGGATGTCCGAAGAACGGCTCCTCCTGCTGGAGACCGCCATGAAGGGGCAGGAGAAGCCGGTGGGGTATGGAGTAAGCAGTGTTCACGAACGTATCCGGCTGTATTTTGGGCCTGAATACGGATTACATATTACAAGTAAGCCCGGCCAAGGGACAGAGATCGCCGTTGATCTACCCTATCGGGCCGGTTAGGAGAATATCGTATGCAGACAGTGATGATTGTGGATGATGAGGTTATTTTTCGGGATTACCTGCGCGGTGTATTGGATTGGGACACACTGGGCTTTGAAATTACTGTCGAAGCCAAAAACGGTGTGGAAGCGCTGGAGCTTTGCGCCCATAACCCGGTAGATATTGCCCTGATCGACATTACCATGCCGTTCATGGATGGTCTGGAGCTGACCCGGCGGCTGAAAGAGCAATATCCCGAAATTAGCATCGTACTGATTACAGGCCATAATGAATTTGAATATGCGCGGACGGCCCTCAAGCTGGGCGTAGAGGATTACATCCTGAAGCCGTTTTCCAAGGACGAGCTGATGCTCACCCTCCTCAAGCTGCAGCAGGAGCACCGGAAGGTGCAGCTCGACAATTTCACCTATAAAGAAAATCAGCAGCTGGTGAAGGAAAGCTTCCTGAACCGGCTGATCAGCAGCGACCTCCTGCTTACCGATGAAGAGATCCTGACGCGCCTCGGGCAGTTTAAGATTCATATTCAGAATCCGGTATTCGTTGTCGTCTGTATCGAAATTGATCATATGGACCGCAAATGGCAGAAAATAAGCGAGCGCATGCTGATGAAATATGCCGTTACAAACATCCTGAACGAAGCCCTGGATGAAAGCTGGAAGCATCATATGTTCAACGGGCCGGAAGGGCGGATTATCGGGCTGGTGGAACATGCGGATGATCAGGCCAATATGACCCCTTCCTTGGACGGCTACCGGAAACTTGGCGCATTAATCAAGAAATATCTGAATTTCACGATTACCATAGGAATTGGCCGCAGTAAGGAAGGCTTCAAGAATATTCATGAATCCTACCATGAAGCGCTAGTGGCCCTCCAGAATAAGTTTGTCCTCGGCCATGACAGGGTGATCACTTACGAAGCTGTTGCCGGAGAAGTGGGCAAGCAGGTCTTTTATCCGGCAGAGGTCAACGATGAGCTGCTGATTGAACTCCGGATGCGGAATAGCGAGCAGGTGCAGCGGATTCTGGACAGTGTATTTGACTCTATAGTCGAAAGACGGCTGTCGATGGATTATGTGTATGTCATTTGCATCGGGCTGATCAGCGTCAATCTCGCGTATATCACAGAGTCGGGTCATCCGATTGAAGAATGCTTTGGCGAGAACTTTTTCCCGTACAATGAAATCCGCAAATTTGATTCGCTGGAAGGCACCTTCGAATGGATCAAGGAATTATTCCATAAAGCCATACGCTATACGGGCCAATACAAAAATACCAGAGCCGCGAAAATTGCCCAGTCGGCCAAAGCCTATATCGAACAGTGTTATCCCGATCCCGAGCTCCAGCTGGAGCAGGTTGCCCAGCATGTGTTCATCAATGCCAGCTACCTGCGGGCCGTGTTCAAGAAGGAATTCGGCATGACCCTAAGCGACTACATCACACAGTACCGGATGAAAAAAGCCAAGGAGCTGCTGGGACGGGGCGGCCAGCGCCTAGCGGACATCGCCGAAAGTGTAGGCTATAACGATGCAAGCTACTTCAGCAAAAGCTTCAAGAAATTCTACGGATATTCCCCAAGCGGGTACGAAAAGAATAGAACTTAGCTATTTCTTCTGCGCGGATATTACCAGAAGCACGCAGTTTTTGCCTTATCAATAGGGCCTGCTCTTACTATACTTAATTCAGAAACAACATTGAGAGGGGTCACTCAAATGAAGAAAATAGCAACAGCACTGGCAAGCTTAAGCCTGGTGTTTGTAAGCGCTTGTGGATCTGCAGGCAACAATGCCGACTCCGCAGATAATGGAGCTAAGGCAGCCAATAACGGATCTGCAGCTGTAGCGGAAGAAGCAACAGCAGCACCGGAAAAAGCAGTGAAGCTGCGGATTTACGCTCAATATTCCGATGATGACACGAAGCTTCCTTACGATTATGCTGTCGCTGAACTCAAGAAAGAAATGCCGAATGTCGAGCTGGAGCTGGAAGTGCAGGCCCAGGATGACGGGCAAAAGCTCAAAACCTATGCCGCAACCGGCAATCTGCCGGATATTTACCAGGCGGGCACGGACATTATCAATACCTTCAAGAAATCCGGCAACATCCTGGAGCTGGACCAATATGCCGATC of the Paenibacillus pedocola genome contains:
- a CDS encoding glycerol dehydrogenase, with amino-acid sequence MRKAFISPTKYVQGEDELFNLGYFVQTFGNSALLIAHPDDVKRVQAKLDFTADKFKITLVESNFRGECSREEVARLKELARENSCSCTIGLGGGKAIDTAKCVAEGEALIIVPTIAATDAPTSHSAVLYTPEGQFDDYAYFKQSPSVVMIDTTVIANAPTRFLVSGMGDALSTYFEARATSNSYSNVNAGLPCGVREGVCGPAKGTNTALVLAKFCYETLLKDGLNAKVASDCNQVTPALENIIETNILLSGLGFESGGLAAAHAIHNGLTSLEGTHHYYHGEKVAFSTIAQLVLENAAGSELDEVLEFCISVGLPVCLADIGVDSISSEELLNVAQKACIAEESIHSMPFPVTAEAVAAAIRVADQLGRNYKLAKGV
- a CDS encoding PocR ligand-binding domain-containing protein, which gives rise to MSNPLFNLENIIDLEKWHVLQDSLALVTKMAIITVNYKGIPVSKHSYCQPFCQGVRKDDVLSQYCQKCDARGGLEAVRLNAPYIYQCHFNIIDIAIPIIIDNQYIGAVMAGQIRLRDSGHQLEQLVSRPPSADTEDKFKALEAEYASLPTLSYEEVSTTADMLFHLCNYVVGEAIAKNTTIQMYKKTLLREPASPAIDFAPASNQVYGHLQAMQSELSHTLVEHSIKELSVMQFRSSNPLLQPAFDYFYQHKHKNITLNDMAKQCHISPSYFSRIFTKETGENFSTFAPRLKVEWAKQLLETTDQPVNQISDTLGFCDAGYFIKTFKKFEHLTPSVYRTMYRNKQ
- a CDS encoding sensor histidine kinase, with product MEVAKRLHPARWFGRLLIRKKIMYVYIPLIILPLFLLGFVSYRVYTDAIVKKTVNSVSDNSTLIITLMNSMLTNTESAANILTLNLNKVIAEKTPGQGGQVTDLQLYTQITNQLSYALLIFPDVDSAAFISRSGEVYGSTIELEKNAGLVPESSMLSKLENSRNSNIWFSMERRSYLVTNAEEPVLSLGKRIVNINTGETLGYVILNVLEDALSGIYRNIGSIQDESFLIADPDGLVVSALEEDEVLRPLPQGPLRDWVLGPAGQHLIQPSPTGKMLLVSGEISRLGWKLITMVPYNRLNEDTKTITRLIVLIGFVCLLFAILGAGMLSNLIAKPIINLSRHMKHVNEGNLDQHLQVNSSDEIGILASGFNMMMNRVEELLSNIGKEQREKREYELALIQAQIKPHFLYNTLDVIYTLSDMGRPRDVQRTTKALADFYRVVLSNGRDQITLQEELNSVRDYLSIQQIRYSDVFNFKIEIEPDTLSCIIPKLTLQPLVENAIYHGLKTKGSFGELKITGYLEEDKVILKITDDGVGMSEERLLLLETAMKGQEKPVGYGVSSVHERIRLYFGPEYGLHITSKPGQGTEIAVDLPYRAG
- a CDS encoding response regulator — protein: MQTVMIVDDEVIFRDYLRGVLDWDTLGFEITVEAKNGVEALELCAHNPVDIALIDITMPFMDGLELTRRLKEQYPEISIVLITGHNEFEYARTALKLGVEDYILKPFSKDELMLTLLKLQQEHRKVQLDNFTYKENQQLVKESFLNRLISSDLLLTDEEILTRLGQFKIHIQNPVFVVVCIEIDHMDRKWQKISERMLMKYAVTNILNEALDESWKHHMFNGPEGRIIGLVEHADDQANMTPSLDGYRKLGALIKKYLNFTITIGIGRSKEGFKNIHESYHEALVALQNKFVLGHDRVITYEAVAGEVGKQVFYPAEVNDELLIELRMRNSEQVQRILDSVFDSIVERRLSMDYVYVICIGLISVNLAYITESGHPIEECFGENFFPYNEIRKFDSLEGTFEWIKELFHKAIRYTGQYKNTRAAKIAQSAKAYIEQCYPDPELQLEQVAQHVFINASYLRAVFKKEFGMTLSDYITQYRMKKAKELLGRGGQRLADIAESVGYNDASYFSKSFKKFYGYSPSGYEKNRT